From Zhongshania aliphaticivorans, one genomic window encodes:
- a CDS encoding PTS sugar transporter subunit IIA, translating to MILNSILTLGRTHSGASITSKKRLLEFISAGISADNSEFDADELFNELLARERLGSTGIGHGVAIPHCRSSRCTAITGMLLKLEQAIDFEAVDDQPVDLVFALIVPAEAHDEHLKVLGALATAFNEESFRSELRSATSDQALFERALQS from the coding sequence ATGATACTCAATTCCATTCTCACCTTAGGACGCACCCACAGCGGTGCGTCCATTACCAGTAAAAAACGACTTCTTGAATTCATTTCAGCCGGTATCAGCGCCGATAATAGCGAATTTGACGCCGATGAATTATTTAATGAGCTCTTGGCCAGAGAAAGACTGGGCAGTACCGGTATTGGCCACGGCGTCGCTATTCCTCATTGTCGCAGTAGCCGCTGCACCGCGATCACCGGCATGCTCCTCAAGCTAGAGCAAGCCATCGATTTCGAAGCGGTAGACGACCAGCCCGTCGACTTGGTGTTTGCTCTTATCGTGCCAGCAGAAGCCCACGACGAGCACCTTAAAGTCTTAGGTGCGCTTGCCACGGCCTTCAATGAAGAAAGCTTTCGCAGTGAGCTGCGCAGCGCCAC